The following coding sequences are from one Gossypium hirsutum isolate 1008001.06 chromosome A12, Gossypium_hirsutum_v2.1, whole genome shotgun sequence window:
- the LOC121211374 gene encoding uncharacterized protein yields MSARRGTIGRGQGRGSVRVESSASGHVPNVRVEEALASPVAENRQYDRVAGDDALSQAMLRILERGQRHCLEKEFLNMNQGDKSVAEYKVEFLRLSRYEDGLRDSLKVLIAPQKERVFSELVEKTKITEEVKCTECLNREKERGKNKREAEIPNIDQRPRARTRVNGPVRVGPPTANPGVPPCANCGRSHRGECWKRMGVCLSCGSMEHRIRNCPRMPAQVRGSNGNGRGRGAPGRNTGHAEARQPALVYAARHREDRDAPDVIAGMFFIYELPYTALIDIGLTHSYVPCNMTEPLGDMFEITSNEMTVISPLGQSVGVNKLFREVPLVVQGVTFLADLMELSFSEFDLILGMDWLVKH; encoded by the exons atgagtgctagaagaggtacAATAGGCCGTGGCCAAGGCCGCGGAAGTGTGAGGGTTGAATCGTCGGCATCAGGCCATGTGCCTAATGTTAGAGTAGAAGAGGCTCTGGCCTCACCCGTGGCTGAGAATAGACAGTACGATCGGGTCGCGGGGGATGATGCATTGTCACAAgcaatgctaaggattttggagagg GGCCAGCGTCACTGCTTAGAGAAGGAGTTTCTGAACATGAACCAGGGAGACAAATCTGTGGCGGAGTATAAGGTGGAATTTCTACgtcttagtag gtATGAGGATGGGCTAAGAGATAGCCTCAaggtattgatagctccacaaaaggAGCGAGTTTTCTCAGAGTTAGTGGAGAAAACAAAGATAACGGAGGAGGTGAAGTGCACTGAGTGCCTAAATCGAGAAAAGGAAAggggtaagaacaagagggaGGCTGAGATTCCTAATATTGACCAGAGGCCTAGGGCTAGGACTAGAGTTAATGGGCCAGTTAGGGTAGGGCCTCCTACTGCTAATCCAGGAGTGCCACCTTGTGCTAATTGTGGGAGAAGCCAtagaggcgagtgttggaagagaaTGGGAGTTTGTTTAtcttgtggatctatggagcataggatcaggaaTTGCCCTAGAATGCCAGCTCAA GTTAGGGGCAGTAACGGCAATGGACGTGGACGTGGAGCACCAGGCAGAAATACTGGCCatgctgaggcgaggcagccagctttggtttatgctgctcgtcacCGAGAAGACAGGGATGCCCCAGATGTTATAGCGGGTATGTTCTTTATATATGAGTTACCTTACACTgcattgattgatattggatTGACGCATTCATATGTTCCATGCAATATGACTGAACCTTTGGgtgatatgtttgaaattactTCGAATGAAATGACTGTGATAAGTCCGTTAGGTCAATCAGTGggagtgaataagttgtttagggaGGTACCCTTAGTAGTTCAAGGGGTTACCTTTTTAGCTGACTTGATGGAGTTGTCGTTTAGTGAGTTTGATTTAAtcttgggtatggactggctggtGAAACACTAA